A DNA window from Porphyromonas gingivalis ATCC 33277 contains the following coding sequences:
- a CDS encoding DUF6850 family outer membrane beta-barrel protein, which yields MKTIVRYSRLPVALFFCLLGVVHLSVEAQMLNTPFELSDQIVLSPTERQYREICVQTKEKRGADLFPLSDRLRDSAYVRFGSAYGDIAGDYLPYNGNNYSSLSLESGGRISVRNYGTLQGSASYSRGMHKRIGWNALRNAEAYYPYLVSDSTGGDYHFEDYRLAGYYSFRAGHLPLGIGFSYRGEVAYRLTDPRTTNTTGALELSCATSLTLPQENRLSLSAAYLYHRQHLTQYNWRPGQQDKFFVSYGFGQVDVSNSPIWFGISRMNYVNGWKLSSRLDTRRGDAIGLDYSGYFLDTEERSSINLFALLYNRLRLYGSWQLSGFSFSLSADYALRQGIERIYEDYKPDDNYHIYDLRILAIRRWYMLNEFSAQAQASYRIRTDRGCALRVSAGSDFYGYDETYRKHGHHTMSGMLRPFAGIAYDHIGTKLDFGLSLSAAYRMVLTHSYKIRTIQKEQLDYQLAYLPYAYRNREGVEVRSSLYVSIPMRNTHRLMTELRLYGDLMKRKDGIAYGKTPGVISHILSDPQAERTSGHTIGAICNISYLF from the coding sequence ATGAAAACCATTGTAAGATACAGCCGCCTTCCGGTCGCTCTCTTCTTTTGCCTTTTGGGAGTTGTGCACCTGTCTGTCGAGGCGCAGATGCTCAATACTCCTTTCGAGCTGTCGGATCAGATCGTCCTGTCTCCCACCGAAAGACAATACAGGGAGATTTGTGTGCAAACGAAAGAAAAAAGGGGGGCCGATCTTTTCCCGTTGAGCGATAGGCTGCGCGATTCGGCCTATGTCCGTTTCGGCTCGGCATACGGCGATATTGCGGGCGACTATCTTCCGTACAACGGCAATAACTACTCCTCGCTCTCGCTCGAATCGGGTGGTCGCATCAGTGTCCGTAACTATGGCACATTGCAGGGCAGTGCTTCCTACTCACGTGGCATGCACAAACGCATCGGCTGGAATGCCCTGCGCAATGCCGAAGCCTACTATCCCTATCTGGTGTCTGATTCGACCGGTGGAGATTATCATTTCGAAGACTATCGGCTTGCCGGTTACTATTCTTTTCGCGCCGGACATTTGCCACTCGGTATAGGCTTCTCATACAGGGGCGAAGTTGCTTATCGGCTGACCGATCCGCGCACCACCAATACGACCGGTGCACTGGAGCTTTCTTGTGCTACCTCCTTGACGCTGCCTCAAGAGAACAGGCTATCGCTTTCGGCTGCGTATCTCTATCATAGACAACACCTCACACAGTACAACTGGCGTCCCGGGCAGCAGGACAAATTCTTCGTCAGCTACGGTTTCGGTCAGGTGGATGTCAGCAACAGCCCTATCTGGTTCGGTATCTCCAGAATGAACTACGTCAACGGATGGAAGCTTAGCTCCCGTCTGGATACCCGTAGGGGTGATGCCATCGGTCTCGACTACAGCGGCTACTTCCTCGATACCGAGGAGCGGTCGTCCATCAATCTCTTTGCTCTGCTTTACAATCGCCTGCGACTCTATGGTAGTTGGCAACTGTCCGGCTTCTCCTTTTCCCTTTCGGCCGACTATGCTCTGCGCCAAGGGATAGAGCGGATATACGAAGACTACAAGCCGGATGATAATTATCATATCTACGACCTCCGTATCTTGGCTATTCGCCGCTGGTATATGCTCAATGAGTTCTCCGCCCAAGCCCAAGCCTCCTACCGTATTCGCACGGATAGAGGTTGTGCCCTGAGAGTGAGTGCCGGTAGTGATTTCTACGGCTATGATGAGACGTATCGCAAGCATGGACATCATACCATGAGCGGAATGCTACGTCCTTTTGCCGGTATAGCCTATGACCATATCGGCACCAAATTGGATTTTGGACTTTCGCTTTCGGCTGCTTATCGAATGGTGCTGACGCATTCGTATAAGATTCGTACCATCCAGAAAGAGCAGCTCGACTATCAGCTGGCCTATTTGCCCTATGCCTATCGTAATAGAGAAGGCGTGGAGGTGCGTTCCTCTCTGTACGTCTCGATTCCGATGCGGAATACCCACCGCCTGATGACAGAGCTGCGGTTGTATGGCGACCTGATGAAAAGGAAGGACGGTATAGCCTATGGCAAAACGCCCGGTGTCATCTCACATATCCTGTCCGATCCGCAAGCCGAACGAACATCCGGCCATACCATCGGGGCTATCTGCAATATCTCCTACCTCTTCTAA
- a CDS encoding TonB-dependent receptor, which translates to MKKNGLSYIPVLRALLICTLLLLAYGASAQHHVSTCTIRGKVTDMAGKEGIGFATVLLADQAYGVACDGKGEFVIKRVTAGSYRVVVSCMGYASFETTLHIKADTTVHFRLKEHSIALKEVQVLATYKNKTDGNVSVDRTALEHIQPTSLRDIFLLLPGNVVQSNSLTGFVGTTSRQIGSDDNTSLGTNISIDGMPLSNDAMRTQLYGITGVDRSDLYVADRTVTRRTGMNAGIDLRTISTDHIETIEIERGISSVGEGNLSSGAIRIRTKQGSAPLQMRVKADPLSKLAYVGKGFKVSKRGASIHTGIDFLHNKPDVREVLDSYKRSTLHARYSDQLNYGDKIVDLGIGLMQTFSIQDSKSDQLVNEYEETYNSKYLRSSLSFDAKVRFSGSWLNSIDWLLSADYTSDLLKRKKYYISTSGPKSMPVATESGEHEGVFLPSAYYAYYEIDNQPLYFFSRFKANTDINFTERHHHHLLYGLEARSSKNIGRGVVADPTRPPYPGNNSYIRPRPNYNIPASVYAAFFVEDRASIEWGANRLGIQAGLRATHLFNLPSSYVLSRKMLIEPRIKANWQYRAEHLSINLRAGYGMENKLPTLDHLYPDKIYRDFMVLNAYMQNPELDHLITYTYIHNPENPAIRENRNVKKEIGIDMTYKRFDFSLTLFHEESRRGFEYFDSFLPIAFDRYTKLIAPLPPGHKPQKEDYIQEHHKDFFVIPTVQNSAKVVKRGIEFRLRTPYLKAINTQVEVNGAYYHTLYASGIPIMFRPIVSEYEQALYPYVGYYEGSLHKHYQRFNTNVWVNTHFPRYKLIFTSFFQIIWHDASYRGHEESEFPYAYMDLDGVVHPTSKAAILEAAATNDILKYLSRERTELYYRATYKPISLRINFKATKEFSDCMRLAFFVDNIIDINPKYKQANNTTERDWSIPYFGIETTFTL; encoded by the coding sequence ATGAAAAAGAATGGACTTTCTTACATCCCCGTATTGCGTGCTTTATTGATCTGTACGCTTTTGCTGCTCGCGTATGGAGCTTCGGCTCAGCATCATGTGTCCACTTGTACGATCCGTGGTAAGGTGACGGATATGGCGGGAAAGGAGGGCATTGGTTTTGCCACTGTACTTTTGGCGGATCAGGCTTATGGGGTAGCCTGTGACGGGAAGGGAGAGTTTGTGATCAAACGGGTTACAGCCGGATCGTACCGTGTCGTGGTCAGCTGCATGGGCTATGCTTCGTTCGAGACTACGCTCCATATCAAAGCAGACACCACGGTACACTTCCGACTCAAAGAACATAGTATCGCTCTGAAAGAGGTGCAGGTGCTGGCCACTTATAAGAACAAGACGGACGGCAACGTATCGGTGGATCGGACTGCTCTGGAACATATCCAGCCTACCTCCCTGCGCGACATCTTTCTCCTGCTTCCGGGTAATGTGGTGCAAAGCAACAGCCTGACCGGATTCGTGGGAACGACTTCTCGACAAATAGGCAGCGACGATAATACCTCTTTGGGAACCAACATCTCCATCGATGGTATGCCGCTTTCGAACGATGCCATGCGTACCCAACTGTATGGTATCACGGGAGTAGATCGGTCTGACCTGTACGTTGCGGATCGTACCGTTACTCGCAGGACGGGAATGAATGCCGGTATCGATCTTCGTACCATCTCCACAGATCATATCGAAACCATCGAAATAGAACGGGGCATCTCATCCGTAGGGGAAGGCAATTTGTCGAGCGGAGCCATTCGCATCCGTACCAAGCAAGGGTCTGCTCCACTCCAAATGCGTGTCAAGGCCGATCCCCTTAGCAAACTGGCTTATGTGGGGAAGGGATTCAAAGTGTCCAAGCGCGGGGCATCCATTCATACGGGAATAGACTTCCTGCACAACAAACCCGATGTGAGGGAGGTGTTGGATAGCTATAAGCGGAGTACGCTGCATGCCAGATATAGCGATCAGTTGAATTACGGGGATAAGATCGTGGACTTGGGTATCGGGCTGATGCAGACCTTTTCCATTCAAGACAGCAAATCGGATCAGCTCGTCAATGAGTATGAAGAGACCTACAACTCCAAGTATTTGCGTTCTTCTCTTTCCTTCGATGCCAAAGTCCGCTTTTCAGGTAGTTGGCTCAATAGTATAGACTGGCTTCTCTCTGCCGACTATACTTCCGATCTGCTCAAAAGGAAGAAATACTACATCAGTACGAGTGGCCCGAAGAGTATGCCCGTAGCTACCGAAAGCGGAGAACATGAAGGTGTTTTCCTCCCTTCGGCCTACTATGCCTACTATGAAATAGACAATCAGCCGCTCTATTTCTTCAGCCGTTTCAAAGCCAATACCGATATAAACTTCACCGAACGTCATCACCATCATTTGCTGTACGGGCTGGAAGCTCGCAGCAGTAAGAATATCGGTAGGGGAGTGGTGGCCGATCCTACTCGTCCGCCTTATCCGGGAAACAACAGCTATATCCGCCCTCGTCCCAACTACAATATACCGGCTTCGGTCTATGCTGCATTCTTTGTCGAGGACAGGGCTTCTATCGAGTGGGGAGCCAATAGGCTGGGTATTCAGGCCGGACTGAGGGCTACGCATCTATTCAATCTGCCTTCGTCCTATGTCCTCTCTCGGAAGATGCTGATAGAGCCGCGTATCAAGGCCAACTGGCAGTACAGAGCCGAACATCTGTCGATAAACCTGCGTGCCGGATACGGTATGGAAAACAAGCTGCCTACACTGGATCATCTGTATCCGGACAAGATCTACCGTGACTTCATGGTGCTGAATGCCTATATGCAGAATCCCGAACTGGATCATCTCATCACTTATACTTATATCCACAATCCCGAGAATCCTGCTATCAGGGAGAACCGCAATGTCAAAAAAGAGATTGGCATAGATATGACGTACAAGCGTTTCGACTTTTCTTTGACACTCTTCCACGAAGAATCGCGACGCGGTTTCGAGTATTTCGACTCCTTTCTGCCTATAGCCTTCGACCGCTATACCAAGCTGATAGCCCCTCTTCCTCCGGGACACAAACCGCAGAAGGAGGATTATATTCAGGAGCATCACAAGGATTTCTTTGTTATCCCCACCGTGCAGAATTCTGCCAAAGTAGTCAAGCGCGGTATCGAATTTCGTTTGCGCACACCTTATCTGAAAGCCATCAATACCCAAGTCGAAGTCAATGGAGCCTATTACCATACGCTCTACGCTTCGGGTATCCCTATCATGTTCCGACCGATAGTGTCGGAGTACGAGCAGGCTCTCTATCCTTATGTGGGCTATTATGAAGGCAGTTTGCACAAACACTACCAACGCTTCAATACGAATGTTTGGGTCAATACGCACTTCCCTCGTTATAAACTGATCTTCACTTCCTTTTTCCAGATTATCTGGCACGATGCCTCGTACAGGGGGCATGAGGAGAGCGAGTTCCCCTATGCCTATATGGATCTCGATGGAGTAGTCCATCCCACGAGCAAGGCTGCCATTCTGGAGGCTGCTGCCACGAACGATATTCTCAAGTACTTGAGCCGAGAGCGGACGGAGCTATACTACAGGGCTACATACAAACCCATATCGCTGCGTATCAATTTCAAAGCCACCAAAGAGTTCTCCGACTGTATGCGGCTGGCTTTTTTCGTGGACAATATCATCGACATCAATCCCAAATACAAACAGGCCAATAATACGACGGAGCGAGACTGGTCTATACCCTATTTCGGAATAGAAACGACATTCACCCTATGA
- a CDS encoding DUF4876 domain-containing protein translates to MKKNFLFFSLVLAAIMSLLSSCAKDTPDVPEQYAITIRAKLPEGSTIESLEGIAIEFLDLRTQQKVEKQLDKAGVCSLSLDASVYTITIRGEIGNNSIVAIKENYSIAENTTLELPLIVTKIRPSGLLFKEVFFNGETNNGQMMHPDQYFVIYNNSDKVVYADGVAFGLAAHANVTGEDAFTEELTKNNRIVLSMIYTIPGNGSQYPIQPGGQLVIAGTAINHHDAEHPNSVDLSGADLEVYEPDQPANFGQDVDNPNVPNMVKIFNRFGVFMMHPRGFIPPILFEIDEPIETFLAKNQFEYTNNDGENIMLYAVPVENVLDGIETGNTGNMKVKSLPVTVDKSMIGVPGCHRGILILRKTEEKNGRTYMIDTNDSENDCIARQGQNSFPARF, encoded by the coding sequence ATGAAAAAAAATTTTCTTTTTTTCTCCCTCGTTTTAGCAGCCATCATGTCGTTGCTGTCATCTTGTGCCAAGGATACGCCGGATGTGCCCGAACAGTACGCTATCACTATCCGTGCCAAACTACCGGAAGGCAGTACGATAGAGAGTCTCGAAGGTATAGCCATCGAATTCCTCGATCTTCGTACCCAACAGAAAGTGGAAAAACAGCTCGACAAAGCCGGTGTTTGCTCTCTTAGTCTGGATGCCAGTGTATATACGATTACGATACGTGGCGAAATAGGGAACAATAGTATCGTGGCCATCAAGGAAAACTATTCCATCGCAGAGAATACTACCTTGGAGCTTCCACTCATCGTGACGAAGATCCGCCCTTCCGGTCTGCTGTTCAAAGAAGTATTTTTCAATGGAGAGACCAACAACGGGCAGATGATGCACCCGGATCAGTACTTCGTCATATACAATAATAGCGATAAGGTGGTCTATGCCGATGGTGTCGCTTTCGGTCTCGCCGCACATGCCAACGTAACAGGTGAAGACGCTTTCACCGAGGAGTTGACCAAGAACAACCGCATCGTCCTTTCCATGATCTATACTATCCCCGGCAACGGTTCGCAGTATCCCATCCAACCCGGTGGTCAGCTCGTGATAGCCGGAACGGCCATCAATCACCACGATGCCGAGCATCCCAATTCCGTGGACTTGAGCGGTGCCGATTTGGAAGTCTATGAGCCGGATCAGCCCGCAAACTTCGGACAGGATGTGGACAACCCCAATGTTCCCAATATGGTGAAGATATTTAATCGATTCGGTGTTTTCATGATGCATCCCAGAGGATTTATCCCTCCCATTCTTTTCGAGATAGATGAGCCGATCGAAACTTTCCTGGCCAAGAACCAGTTCGAGTACACGAACAATGATGGAGAGAACATTATGCTCTATGCCGTTCCGGTGGAAAATGTGTTGGATGGTATCGAGACCGGCAATACCGGTAATATGAAAGTCAAGTCCCTGCCCGTGACAGTGGATAAGTCCATGATCGGTGTACCGGGTTGCCACCGTGGCATACTCATTCTTCGCAAGACGGAAGAAAAGAATGGCCGTACCTATATGATAGACACCAACGACTCTGAAAATGACTGTATAGCACGTCAAGGACAAAACTCCTTTCCTGCAAGATTCTAA
- the ppdK gene encoding pyruvate, phosphate dikinase, whose product MEKKRVYTFGNGKAEGEAGMKNLLGGKGANLAEMNLIGVPVPPGFTITTEVCQEYYTLGRDKVVELLRGEVNDAIRNIEGLMKSKFGDTENPLLVSVRSGARASMPGMMDTILNLGLNDEVVAGIVRKTGNERFAWDSYRRFVQMYGDVVLGMKPTNKEDIDPFEEIIEKVKEENGVHLDNELSVENLKDLVSRFKAAVKAQTGKDFPFSAEEQLWGAIMAVFDSWLNERAILYRRMEGIPAEWGTAVNVQAMVFGNMGETSATGVCFSRDAGSGEDLFNGEYLINAQGEDVVAGIRTPQQITKIGSQRWAERAGIAEDERVAQYPSMEEAMPEIYKELDTLQQKLEDHYRDMQDMEFTVQEGKLWFLQTRNGKRTGCAMVKIAMDLLRQGMISEEEALMRVEPNKLDELLHPIFDKSALLRARVLTKGLPASPGAATGQIVFFADDAAQWKEDGKRVVMVRIETSPEDLAGMSAAEGILTARGGMTSHAAVVARGMGKCCVSGAGALNIDYKARTVEIDGTLFKEGDYISINGSTGEIYEGQVETKAAEMDQDFADLMALADKYAKLKVRTNADTPHDAEIARSFGAVGIGLCRTEHMFFEGEKIKAMREMILSETAEGRVRALAKILPYQQEDFKGIFRAMDGFPVNVRLLDPPLHEFVPHDLKGQEEMAQMMGVDVRIIQKRVEDLMEHNPMLGHRGCRLGNTYPEITEMQTRAILGACLELKKEGVVCLPEIMVPLTGILHEFKHQEEVIRATAAKLFEEKGDSVEFQVGTMIEVPRAALTADRIASSAEFFSFGTNDLTQMTFGYSRDDIASFLPIYLDKKILKVDPFQVLDQKGVGQLVRMATENGRKARPNLKCGICGEHGGEPSSVKFCHRVGLNYVSCSPFRVPIARLAAAQAVIEEGK is encoded by the coding sequence ATGGAAAAGAAAAGAGTCTACACCTTCGGCAATGGGAAGGCCGAGGGAGAAGCAGGGATGAAGAACCTGCTCGGAGGTAAGGGTGCCAATTTGGCCGAAATGAATCTTATCGGTGTGCCGGTGCCTCCCGGTTTTACGATCACGACAGAGGTTTGTCAGGAATACTATACATTGGGCCGAGACAAAGTAGTGGAGCTGCTGCGTGGCGAAGTAAACGATGCGATCAGAAATATCGAGGGACTGATGAAGTCGAAATTCGGCGACACCGAGAACCCTCTTCTCGTATCCGTACGTTCGGGAGCGCGTGCTTCCATGCCCGGTATGATGGATACGATCCTCAACCTCGGTCTGAACGACGAAGTGGTGGCCGGTATCGTACGCAAGACCGGCAACGAACGATTTGCCTGGGACTCTTATCGTCGCTTCGTGCAGATGTACGGCGACGTGGTACTCGGTATGAAGCCCACGAATAAGGAAGATATAGATCCGTTCGAAGAAATAATCGAGAAGGTCAAGGAAGAGAATGGTGTGCACTTGGACAACGAACTCTCCGTAGAAAACCTCAAAGACCTCGTATCCCGTTTCAAGGCAGCCGTAAAGGCTCAGACGGGTAAGGACTTCCCTTTCTCTGCCGAAGAGCAGCTTTGGGGCGCTATCATGGCCGTGTTCGACTCTTGGTTGAACGAGCGTGCCATCCTCTACCGTCGCATGGAAGGTATCCCGGCAGAATGGGGTACGGCTGTGAACGTACAGGCTATGGTATTCGGCAACATGGGCGAAACTTCGGCTACCGGAGTGTGCTTCTCTCGTGATGCCGGTAGCGGTGAGGATCTCTTCAACGGGGAATACCTCATCAACGCTCAGGGCGAGGACGTTGTGGCCGGTATTCGTACACCTCAGCAGATCACGAAGATCGGATCGCAACGCTGGGCCGAAAGAGCCGGTATCGCAGAAGATGAGCGCGTGGCTCAGTATCCTTCCATGGAAGAGGCCATGCCCGAAATCTACAAGGAGCTGGATACCCTGCAGCAGAAGCTGGAGGATCACTACCGCGATATGCAGGATATGGAGTTCACCGTACAGGAAGGTAAGCTCTGGTTCCTCCAGACCCGTAACGGTAAGCGTACGGGTTGTGCCATGGTGAAGATCGCCATGGATCTCTTGCGTCAGGGTATGATCAGCGAGGAAGAAGCCCTTATGCGCGTCGAACCTAACAAGTTGGACGAATTGCTCCACCCCATTTTCGACAAGTCTGCTCTCCTTAGAGCACGTGTACTGACCAAGGGCTTGCCTGCTTCGCCGGGTGCCGCTACGGGTCAGATCGTATTCTTCGCCGACGATGCCGCTCAGTGGAAAGAGGATGGCAAGCGTGTGGTGATGGTGCGTATCGAGACTTCGCCCGAAGACTTGGCCGGTATGTCTGCCGCCGAAGGTATCCTGACGGCTCGCGGAGGTATGACTTCGCATGCTGCCGTAGTAGCCAGAGGTATGGGCAAATGCTGCGTATCGGGAGCAGGTGCATTGAACATCGACTATAAGGCACGTACCGTAGAGATCGATGGAACCCTCTTCAAAGAAGGCGACTACATCTCCATCAACGGTTCTACCGGTGAGATATACGAAGGACAGGTGGAGACGAAAGCCGCCGAAATGGATCAAGATTTCGCCGATCTGATGGCTTTGGCCGATAAGTATGCCAAGCTGAAAGTTCGTACGAATGCCGATACTCCTCACGATGCCGAGATAGCTCGCAGCTTCGGTGCCGTAGGTATCGGTCTTTGCCGTACGGAGCATATGTTCTTCGAAGGCGAGAAGATCAAAGCCATGCGCGAAATGATCCTGAGCGAGACGGCAGAAGGTCGCGTACGTGCTTTGGCCAAAATCCTGCCTTATCAGCAGGAAGACTTCAAGGGTATCTTCCGTGCCATGGATGGTTTCCCCGTGAATGTACGTCTCCTCGATCCACCCCTGCACGAGTTCGTACCTCATGATCTGAAGGGTCAGGAGGAGATGGCTCAGATGATGGGTGTGGATGTAAGGATAATTCAGAAGCGTGTGGAAGATCTGATGGAGCACAACCCCATGCTCGGTCATCGCGGTTGCCGTCTGGGTAATACCTATCCGGAGATTACGGAGATGCAGACACGTGCCATCCTCGGTGCTTGCTTGGAGCTGAAGAAGGAAGGTGTAGTCTGTCTGCCTGAGATCATGGTGCCTCTGACGGGGATCCTCCATGAGTTCAAACATCAGGAAGAGGTAATCCGTGCTACGGCTGCCAAGCTGTTCGAAGAGAAGGGCGACAGCGTGGAATTCCAAGTAGGTACGATGATCGAAGTACCGCGTGCTGCCCTTACGGCAGACAGAATCGCCTCTTCGGCCGAGTTCTTCTCATTCGGGACCAACGACCTTACGCAGATGACTTTCGGTTACTCTCGTGACGACATCGCTTCGTTCCTCCCCATCTACCTCGACAAGAAGATCCTGAAAGTGGATCCTTTCCAGGTACTCGACCAGAAAGGTGTAGGCCAGCTCGTAAGAATGGCTACGGAGAACGGCCGCAAGGCTCGTCCCAATCTGAAGTGCGGTATCTGCGGTGAGCACGGTGGTGAGCCTTCGTCTGTGAAGTTCTGCCATAGAGTGGGATTGAACTACGTATCCTGCTCTCCTTTCCGTGTGCCTATTGCACGATTGGCAGCAGCACAGGCCGTTATCGAAGAAGGCAAATAA